From the genome of Denticeps clupeoides chromosome 4, fDenClu1.1, whole genome shotgun sequence, one region includes:
- the ggctb gene encoding gamma-glutamylcyclotransferase isoform X3 encodes MICAKSPQIILLVPAIGMLLLPLLEASEGMDNQTFLYFAYGSNLLKERLQLKNPSATVHCVARLKDYKLVFGNYKGLASDRWHGGVATIEHSPGDEVWGVVWRMNMSDLESLDRQENVRLGAYSPMEVSVWTRGQELSCRTYIMNSCVYALPSPQYLKVIVMGAEQNGLPEDYKEKLKAIETNKYEGPLPMMLEVERALNKTMEKESKEFNAYHQDTPCL; translated from the exons ATGATCTGTGCTAAATCTCCCCAAATCATCCTGCTGGTGCCAGCAATTGGGATGCTGCTCCTGCCTTTGCTAG AGGCCTCTGAAGGGATGGACAACCAAACTTTCTTGTACTTTGCTTATGGGAGCAACCTTCTAAAGGAGAGACTGCAACTGAAGAACCCCTCAGCCACTGTCCACTGTGTGGCCAGGCTCAAG GACTATAAGCTGGTTTTTGGGAACTATAAAGGCCTTGCCAGTGACCGTTGGCATGGTGGTGTGGCCACAATTGAGCACAGCCCAGGGGATGAAGTATGGGGAGTGGTCTGGAGGATGAACATGTCTGACCTTGAGTCTTTAGACAG ACAGGAGAATGTGCGACTAGGGGCCTATAGTCCAATGGAGGTGTCAGTGTGGACCCGTGGTCAGGAGCTGAGCTGCCGGACGTACATCATGAACAGCTGTGTCTACGCTCTCCCCTCTCCACAGTACCTGAAG GTCATAGTAATGGGGGCAGAGCAGAATGGGTTGCCTGAAGACTACAAGGAGAAGTTGAAGGCCATTGAAACCAACAAGTATGAGGGTCCACTGCCTATGATGCTGGAGGTTGAACGAGCCTTGAATAAAACAATGGAGAAAGAGAGTAAAGAATTTAATGCATATCACCAGGATACTCCTTGCCTGTGA
- the ggctb gene encoding gamma-glutamylcyclotransferase isoform X1: MICAKSPQIILLVPAIGMLLLPLLETQKMPKDHTLSRVQNHFLVGLHARNKASEGMDNQTFLYFAYGSNLLKERLQLKNPSATVHCVARLKDYKLVFGNYKGLASDRWHGGVATIEHSPGDEVWGVVWRMNMSDLESLDRQENVRLGAYSPMEVSVWTRGQELSCRTYIMNSCVYALPSPQYLKVIVMGAEQNGLPEDYKEKLKAIETNKYEGPLPMMLEVERALNKTMEKESKEFNAYHQDTPCL; the protein is encoded by the exons ATGATCTGTGCTAAATCTCCCCAAATCATCCTGCTGGTGCCAGCAATTGGGATGCTGCTCCTGCCTTTGCTAG AAACGCAGAAGATGCCTAAAGACCACACTCTCTCAAGAGTCCAGAATCACTTCCTTGTGGGTCTCCATGCCAGAAACA AGGCCTCTGAAGGGATGGACAACCAAACTTTCTTGTACTTTGCTTATGGGAGCAACCTTCTAAAGGAGAGACTGCAACTGAAGAACCCCTCAGCCACTGTCCACTGTGTGGCCAGGCTCAAG GACTATAAGCTGGTTTTTGGGAACTATAAAGGCCTTGCCAGTGACCGTTGGCATGGTGGTGTGGCCACAATTGAGCACAGCCCAGGGGATGAAGTATGGGGAGTGGTCTGGAGGATGAACATGTCTGACCTTGAGTCTTTAGACAG ACAGGAGAATGTGCGACTAGGGGCCTATAGTCCAATGGAGGTGTCAGTGTGGACCCGTGGTCAGGAGCTGAGCTGCCGGACGTACATCATGAACAGCTGTGTCTACGCTCTCCCCTCTCCACAGTACCTGAAG GTCATAGTAATGGGGGCAGAGCAGAATGGGTTGCCTGAAGACTACAAGGAGAAGTTGAAGGCCATTGAAACCAACAAGTATGAGGGTCCACTGCCTATGATGCTGGAGGTTGAACGAGCCTTGAATAAAACAATGGAGAAAGAGAGTAAAGAATTTAATGCATATCACCAGGATACTCCTTGCCTGTGA
- the ggctb gene encoding gamma-glutamylcyclotransferase isoform X2, with amino-acid sequence MNPEVNPCSTFPHTETQKMPKDHTLSRVQNHFLVGLHARNKASEGMDNQTFLYFAYGSNLLKERLQLKNPSATVHCVARLKDYKLVFGNYKGLASDRWHGGVATIEHSPGDEVWGVVWRMNMSDLESLDRQENVRLGAYSPMEVSVWTRGQELSCRTYIMNSCVYALPSPQYLKVIVMGAEQNGLPEDYKEKLKAIETNKYEGPLPMMLEVERALNKTMEKESKEFNAYHQDTPCL; translated from the exons ATGAATCCTGAAGTTAACCCATGTTCCACGTTTCCCCATACCG AAACGCAGAAGATGCCTAAAGACCACACTCTCTCAAGAGTCCAGAATCACTTCCTTGTGGGTCTCCATGCCAGAAACA AGGCCTCTGAAGGGATGGACAACCAAACTTTCTTGTACTTTGCTTATGGGAGCAACCTTCTAAAGGAGAGACTGCAACTGAAGAACCCCTCAGCCACTGTCCACTGTGTGGCCAGGCTCAAG GACTATAAGCTGGTTTTTGGGAACTATAAAGGCCTTGCCAGTGACCGTTGGCATGGTGGTGTGGCCACAATTGAGCACAGCCCAGGGGATGAAGTATGGGGAGTGGTCTGGAGGATGAACATGTCTGACCTTGAGTCTTTAGACAG ACAGGAGAATGTGCGACTAGGGGCCTATAGTCCAATGGAGGTGTCAGTGTGGACCCGTGGTCAGGAGCTGAGCTGCCGGACGTACATCATGAACAGCTGTGTCTACGCTCTCCCCTCTCCACAGTACCTGAAG GTCATAGTAATGGGGGCAGAGCAGAATGGGTTGCCTGAAGACTACAAGGAGAAGTTGAAGGCCATTGAAACCAACAAGTATGAGGGTCCACTGCCTATGATGCTGGAGGTTGAACGAGCCTTGAATAAAACAATGGAGAAAGAGAGTAAAGAATTTAATGCATATCACCAGGATACTCCTTGCCTGTGA